Below is a window of Streptomyces spongiicola DNA.
GACCGCCACCGTCTGGCTCGGCAACTTCACCACCAAGCACGGCACCGAGTACGCGCCGATGATGGCCGGTGCCACGATGATGGCCGTCCCCGTCGTGATCCTCTTCCTCCTCGTCCAGCGCAGGATGGCCGCGGGTCTGACGGCCGGCGCAGTGAAGGGATGAACCCTCCCATGACCACGCTCGTGGACCGCACCGACTCGCTCACCCGCGACGCCCTGGCCGTGCTGCAGCCCGGCTTCGCCGGCACCACCGCCCCCGACTGGCTGCTGCGCAGGATCGGCGAAGGACTCTCCTCCGTCGGGCTGTTCGGCCGCAACATCGCCTCGCCCGGCCAGCTCGCAGCCCTCACGGCCCGGTTGCGGGCGGAGCGCGAGGACGTCCTCGTCGCGATCGACGAGGAGGGCGGCGACGTCACGCGCCTGGAGGCCCGCACCGGCTCCTCCTTCCCCGGCAACTACGCGCTCGGGTCGGTGGACGACGTGGAACTGACCCGGGCGGTGGCCGCCGCACTCGGCCGCCGGCTGGCCGGGTGCGGGGTCGACCTCAACTGGGCCCCCTCGGCCGACGTCAACTCGAATCCGGACAATCCAGTCATCGGGGTGCGTTCCTTCGGTGCGGATCCCGCCCTGGTCGCCCGGCACACCGCCGCGTACGTCAGGGGCCTCCAGTCCGCGGGCGTCGCCGCATGTGCCAAGCATTTTCCGGGACATGGTGACACCGCCGTCGACTCCCACCACGCCCTGCCCCGGATCGATGTGGAGTCGGCCACGTTGCACTCGCGTGAGCTGCGGCCTTTCCGCGCGGCCGTCTCGGCCGGTTCCAAATCCGTCATGAGCGCGCATATCCTGCTACCCGCGCTCGACCCGGATCGTCCGGCCACCCTGAGCCCGCGGGTCCTCACCGGACTGCTGCGGCAGGAGCTGGGCTACACCGGACTGATCGTCACCGACGGCATGGAGATGCGGGCCGTCTCCGCCGTCTACGGCATCGAGCGCGGCAGCGTCCTGGCGATCGCCGCCGGTGCCGACGCGATCTGCGTCGGCGGCGGCCTGACCGACGAGGACACCGTGCTTCGGCTGCGCGACGCGCTGGTCGCCGCGGTGCGCCGGGGCGAACTGCCCGAGGAGCGACTGGCCGACGCGGCGGCGCGGGTGCGCGCGCTCGCGGACTGGACCAGAGGGGCCAGGGGGGCCAGGGGGGCGGCATCGGAGCCGGGCGCGGCTTCACAGGAGGGGACCGCGCCCGGCACCGAGATCGGTCTGGCGGCCGCCCGGCGGGCCGTGCGCGTGACGGTGGCGGAGTGCCGCACCGAGCCGCTGACCACCGCGCCGTACGTCGCCGCCTTCACCCCCGTGGCGAACATCGCCGTCGGCGGTGAGACCCCTTGGGGGGTCGCGGCGGAACTGGCCCGCCGCCTCCCGGGCACGGAGACCGGCAGCTACCCGGACGCCGCCGTCGACGACGTCCTCCTGGCGGCCGGTGGCCGCCGCATCGTGGCCGTCGTGCGCGACGCCCACCGCCACCCGTGGATGTCGCGGTCCCTGGACGCCCTCGTGGCGGCCCGTCCGGACACGATCGTCGTGGAGATGGGCCTCAACACCGCCCCGCCGAGGGGGTCCCTCCATGTGGCCACCTACGGCGCGGCGCGGGTCTGCGGGATCGCGGCGGCGGAGGCCGTGACCGGGGCCTGAGGGCGAGGGGGTACGCGCCCCCGGTGGCACCGGCGGGGTCCCGGCGGACGGGTCCGGCGGCGCACGGCCGCCCCGCCGGGCCGCCGGCAGGTAGTACCACCCGGCCGGCCGGGTGGTACTACCTGCCGACGGTCCTCACGGAAGTCACCCCGAAGATGCGGATCCACCACGAGGAGGCCTTCGGCCCCGTCGCGACCGTCTACCGCGTCGCCGATCTCGACGAGGCCGTGGCGGTCGCCAACGACTCGCCCTTCGGGCTGAGTTCGAACATCTGGACAAGGGACGCGGGCGACATGGAGCGCTTCGTCCGGGACATGGAGGCGGGCGGGATCTTCTTCAACGGGATGACCGCCTCCCATCCGGCGATGCCCTTCGGCCCAGGTCGCGGTGGGGGAGAAGAGCAACGAGATCCCCGCCGCCCGCCGTTGCCGAGGGTCCCGGCGCACCGGCGACCGCGACGCCGGAGCGGAGCGGGACGGGCGCGCGCCGGCCGTCGAGCCCGGTCGCGAAGACGGCGACACCGGTCCGCGGGCGCTGCGCGCGGACCGGTGTCGCCGCCGTGTGCGTGATCGGTTTGCGTGTGCGTGTGCGGCGGCAGGTGGTCGCGGGGCCCGCGCCGCGCGTTACAGCCCCTGCCAGGCCGGTTTGCGGGCGTACGCGTGACGGAAGTAGCCCGCCAGCTTCAGTTTCGAGGCCGCCGCCTCGTCGACGACGACCGTCGCATGCGGATGCAGCTGCAGCGCCGAGGCGGGGCAGACCGCCGCGAGGGGGCCCTCCACGGTCGCCGCGACCGCCTCCGCCTTTCCCTCGCCGGTGGCCAGCAGTACCAGGTGCCCGGCCTCCAGGATCGTGCCGATCCCCTGGGTGATGACGTGCTGCGGCACCTGCTCGATGTCGCCGTCGAAGAAGCGGGAGTTGTCCGCGCGGGTCCGCTCGGTCAGCGTCTTGATCCTCGTGCGCGAGGCGAGCGACGAGCAGGGCTCGTTGAACCCGATGTGCCCGTCCGTGCCGATGCCCAGCAGTTGCAGGTCGACACCGCCCGCCGCCGCCAGGGCCGCCTCGTACGCCGCGCAGGCGGCGCGGACGTCCTCCGCGGAGCCGTCCGGGCCGATGAACGACTCCGGGCTCAGCCCGAGCGGCTCCACCACCTCGCGCAGCACCACCGAGCGGTACGACTCGGGGTGCCCGGCCGGCAGGCCCACGTACTCGTCGAGCTGCGCGATCCGGGCCCGGGAGACGTCCGCCGTCCCGGCCCGGACCCGTTCTGCCAGGGCCTCGTAGACGGGCAGCGGCGTCGACCCCGTGGCCACCCCGAGCAGGGCGTCGGGCTTGCGGCGGAGCAGGTCCGCGATGCCCTGCGCGACGAGTTCCCCGCCGGCCCCGGCGTCCTGGACGATGACGACTTCCACTCTGGGCCTGCCGATCGATTGAAAGGTCATGTGGTATAGACCAATATAGCAGAGCGTGGGCGGCGCCCCGGTGAGTCCCGGTCGCCGCCACCGCAGCGGTTGCCGGGTCCGCAGCCGGGTCCGGGAACGCGCCCGGAGCGATGCCGCCGAGTGCCCGCCGCGCATGGCGACCCGCCGCGTCCCGACGGGTCCGGGTGTGGGTCCGGGTCCGGGGCCGGGTGCGGATGCGGATGCGGGTCCGGCGAGGCCCCGCCGCACGCACCCTGCTCCGGCCCCGGCGGGCTCGACCGGCTGCCCGGCGGCGCCGCCGCGCCCCTCCCCTGCGCGGGGGCCTGGCGACCGGCCGGTCGAGGGGGGTCTGGGGGGCGGGCTCCGTGCCGCCCGTCGGGGGACGGCGGAGCGCGTCCTGCCGAAACCGGAGTGCCCGGGATGCTCACGGCCCCGAAAGACCCGCGGGCCGCGGCGCCGGGACGGGACCCTCAACCCGTCCGGCACCGCAGCCCGGAGTTGCCCGGCCGGCGGGGTGTGCGGCCCCGGTCGGCCGTGTGGAGGCCCGCGGCGCAGTCAGGGCAGAGAGCGCCGGGTCCTCGGTCCACCCTCCTGTGCGGGGAGGGTGGAGGTCTTCTGCTGTCAGCCGTCCGGGGCGGGTCCCGGTACGACGATGTCATCATTCTGGGCTGGACCGTTCCGCGCTGTCCATCCGTCCGCACACACTGTCTTCCGGGCCCATCCTCCCCTACGGAGGCCCGTCCCGTCAGGTTCTCGCCAAAGGTACGCTCACAACGTGCCCTCCATGAACGACCTCGTACGCCAGCACACCGCTCTGAGCGAGTCCGACCTCGAGTGGCTGCACCTGCTGGTCTCGGAGTGGCAGCTGCTCTCCGACCTCTCCTTCGCGGACCTCGTCCTGTGGGTTCCCACCCTCGACGGCACACGCTATGTCTCGGTCGCCCAGATGCGGCCGAACACCGGCCCCACCTCCTACCAGGACGACATGGTCGGGCATCTGGTCCCCCGCGGCCGCCGCCCGCTGCTGGACGCCGCGCTCGACGAGGGCCGCATCGTGCGCGAGGGGGACCCCGAGTGGCGGGAGGAGGTGCCGGTACGGGTCGAGTCGATCCCCGTACGGCGCGACGGGCGGGTCCTCGGGGTGATCGCGCGCAACACCAACCTGCTCACCGTGCGCACCCCCAGCCGGCTCGAGCTGACCTATCTGCAGTCCGCGTCCGACCTCGCCCAGATGATCGCCGCCGGCGCCTTCCCGTTCCCCGAGCAGCAGGTCGACATGGACGCCTCGCCGCGCGCCGGCGACGGACTGATCCGTCTCGACGCCGACGGCGTCGTCCAGTACGCGTCCCCGAACGCGCTGTCCGCGTACCACCGGCTCGGTCTCGCCGCCGACCTGGTCGGGCAGCACCTGGGCCAGATCACCGCCGAACTGGCGCCGTCCCGGGGGCCGGTCGACGAGGCCCTGGTCAAGCTCGCCAGCGGATACGCACCCCGGGAGACCGAGGTCGAGGGCAACGGCGGCGTCATCCAGCTCCGCGCCATCCCGCTGAAGCCCAAGGGCGCCCGTATCGGCTCCCTCG
It encodes the following:
- a CDS encoding glycoside hydrolase family 3 protein encodes the protein MTTLVDRTDSLTRDALAVLQPGFAGTTAPDWLLRRIGEGLSSVGLFGRNIASPGQLAALTARLRAEREDVLVAIDEEGGDVTRLEARTGSSFPGNYALGSVDDVELTRAVAAALGRRLAGCGVDLNWAPSADVNSNPDNPVIGVRSFGADPALVARHTAAYVRGLQSAGVAACAKHFPGHGDTAVDSHHALPRIDVESATLHSRELRPFRAAVSAGSKSVMSAHILLPALDPDRPATLSPRVLTGLLRQELGYTGLIVTDGMEMRAVSAVYGIERGSVLAIAAGADAICVGGGLTDEDTVLRLRDALVAAVRRGELPEERLADAAARVRALADWTRGARGARGAASEPGAASQEGTAPGTEIGLAAARRAVRVTVAECRTEPLTTAPYVAAFTPVANIAVGGETPWGVAAELARRLPGTETGSYPDAAVDDVLLAAGGRRIVAVVRDAHRHPWMSRSLDALVAARPDTIVVEMGLNTAPPRGSLHVATYGAARVCGIAAAEAVTGA
- the nagB gene encoding glucosamine-6-phosphate deaminase, translated to MEVVIVQDAGAGGELVAQGIADLLRRKPDALLGVATGSTPLPVYEALAERVRAGTADVSRARIAQLDEYVGLPAGHPESYRSVVLREVVEPLGLSPESFIGPDGSAEDVRAACAAYEAALAAAGGVDLQLLGIGTDGHIGFNEPCSSLASRTRIKTLTERTRADNSRFFDGDIEQVPQHVITQGIGTILEAGHLVLLATGEGKAEAVAATVEGPLAAVCPASALQLHPHATVVVDEAAASKLKLAGYFRHAYARKPAWQGL
- a CDS encoding sensor histidine kinase translates to MNDLVRQHTALSESDLEWLHLLVSEWQLLSDLSFADLVLWVPTLDGTRYVSVAQMRPNTGPTSYQDDMVGHLVPRGRRPLLDAALDEGRIVREGDPEWREEVPVRVESIPVRRDGRVLGVIARNTNLLTVRTPSRLELTYLQSASDLAQMIAAGAFPFPEQQVDMDASPRAGDGLIRLDADGVVQYASPNALSAYHRLGLAADLVGQHLGQITAELAPSRGPVDEALVKLASGYAPRETEVEGNGGVIQLRAIPLKPKGARIGSLVLLRDVTELRRRERELITKDATIREIHHRVKNNLQTVAALLRLQSRRMDSVRGREALDEAVRRVGSIAIVHETLSQNLDERVEFDEIADRVLAMVAEISPGKVDCRRSGRCGILDAEVATPLSMVLTEVLQNALEHAFAPGEHGTVEVSAVRSGPRSAERLLITVQDDGRGLPEGFDAKTAGNLGLQIIRTLVEGELGGTFDMKPAAGRGTRVVLDIPVRSQK